From Passer domesticus isolate bPasDom1 chromosome 8, bPasDom1.hap1, whole genome shotgun sequence, a single genomic window includes:
- the ZNF503 gene encoding zinc finger protein 503: MITSPSLSAIRSSKRSSSLSEPGGSPRRSRSAADLAGPNGHAGNNGSSAAAKPCFHAVPPSDPLRQANRLPIKVLKMLTARTGHILHPEYLQPLPSTPVSPIELDAKKSPLALLAQTCSQIGKPDPSPSSKLSSVTSNGSGGDKDSKSGPLKLSDIGVEDKSSFKPYSKPGAEKKEPGAAGCAGAPAAGVAAGEKSGFRVPSATCQPFTPRTGSPNSSASACSPGLLPAEGKGGEDKKDSEGCGKSGGSGSEGGPGTTSISHSRISVSCAGINVEVNQHQESTPGSKPIASDSASSCSSTTATSSTSVLGSGLVAPVSPYKPGQTVFPLPPAGMSYPGTLAGAYAGYPPQFLPHGVALDPTKSSSLVGAQLAAASSLGCSKPAGSSPLAGASPPSVMTASLCRDPYCLSYHCASHLAGAAGASCAHDQALKSGYPLVYPTHPLHSVHSSLTGATPPSLAGHPLYPYGFMLPNDPQPHICNWVSANGPCDKRFATSEELLSHLRTHTAFPGTDKLLSSYPSSSSLASAAAAAMACHMHIPTTGAPGSPGTLALRSPHHALGLGSRYHPYSKSPLPTPGAPVPVPAATGPYYSPYALYGQRLTTASALGYQ; encoded by the exons ATGATCACATCGCCCTCGCTTTCTGCTATAAGAAGTAGTAAgcgcagcagcagcctcagcgAGCCCGGAGGCAGCCCCCGCCGCAGCCGCAGCGCCGCCGACCTCGCCGGGCCGAACGGGCACGCTGGGAATAACGGCAGCAGCGCCGCCGCCAAGCCCTGCTTCCACGCCGTCCCCCCCTCGGACCCGCTACGCCAAGCCAACCGCCTTCCCATCAAAGTCTTGAAAATGCTCACGGCGCGGACTGGACACATTTTACACCCTGAATACCTGCAGCCTTTACCCTCCACGCCCGTCAGCCCCATCGAG CTGGATGCAAAGAAGAGCCCCCTGGCCCTTTTGGCACAAACTTGCTCGCAGATAGGGAAGCCGGACCCGTCCCCTTCCTCCAAACTCTCCTCGGTCACCTCCAATGGCTCCGGAGGCGACAAGGACTCCAAGTCGGGCCCCTTGAAGCTCAGCGACATCGGCGTGGAGGACAAATCGAGCTTCAAGCCGTACTCCAAGCCGGGCGCGGAGAAGAAGgagccgggggcggcgggctgCGCGGGCGCCCCCGCGGCGGGGGTCGCGGCCGGGGAGAAGTCGGGATTCCGGGTGCCGAGCGCCACCTGCCAGCCGTTCACCCCAAGGACAGGCAGCCCCAACTCCAGCGCCTCCGCCTGCTCGCCCGGGCTGCTGCCGGCCGAGGGCAAAGGCGGGGAGGACAAGAAGGACTCGGAGGGCTGCGGAAAGAGCGGCGGCTCCGGCTCGGAGGGAGGCCCGGGCACCACCAGCATCAGCCACAGCCGGATTAGCGTGAGCTGTGCCGGGATTAACGTGGAGGTCAACCAGCACCAGGAGAGCACGCCGGGCTCCAAGCCCATCGCATCGGACTCcgcctcctcctgcagcagcaccaccgCCACCTCCTCCACCTCCGTTCTGGGCTCCGGCCTCGTGGCCCCCGTCTCCCCTTACAAGCCGGGCCAGACCGTTTTCCCCTTGCCCCCGGCGGGCATGAGCTACCCGGGGACGCTGGCTGGAGCCTACGCCGGCTACCCGCCACAGTTCCTGCCGCACGGAGTGGCTCTGGACCCCACCAAATCCTCCAGCCTGGTGGGGGCCCAGCTGGCCGCcgccagcagcctgggctgcagcaagCCGGCGGGGTCGAGCCCGCTGGCGGGCGCGTCGCCGCCGTCGGTGATGACGGCGAGCCTGTGCCGAGACCCGTACTGCCTGAGCTACCACTGCGCCAGCCACCTGGCAGGCGCCGCCGGAGCCTCCTGCGCCCACGACCAAGCCCTCAAGTCCGGATACCCCCTCGTCTACCCCACCCACCCTTTGCACAGCGTCCACTCCTCGCTGACCGGCGCCACGCCGCCTTCGCTAGCCGGCCACCCTTTGTACCCCTACGGCTTCATGCTCCCCAACGACCCCCAGCCACACATCTGCAACTGGGTGTCGGCCAACGGACCCTGCGACAAGCGCTTTGCCACCTCGGAGGAGCTGCTTAGCCACTTGCGGACCCATACTGCCTTCCCGGGCACCGATAAACTCCTGTCCAGCTACCCCAGCTCCTCGTCGCTGGCCAGCGCAGCGGCTGCGGCCATGGCGTGCCACATGCACATCCCCACGACGGGCGCCccgggcagcccgggcacgcTGGCCTTGCGCAGCCCGCACCACGCGCTGGGACTCGGCAGCCGCTACCACCCCTACTCCAAgagccccctgcccacccccggggcccccgtgcccgtgcccgctGCCACCGGACCCTACTACTCCCCTTACGCACTCTATGGGCAGAGACTCACCACAGCCTCGGCCCTGGGCTACCAGTGA